The following are encoded together in the Triticum dicoccoides isolate Atlit2015 ecotype Zavitan chromosome 6B, WEW_v2.0, whole genome shotgun sequence genome:
- the LOC119325076 gene encoding chlorophyllase-1-like has translation MAAAAPAETMNKPDAEVLEAVTSVFQPGKLAVEAIQVDENAAPTPPIPVLIVAPKDAGTYPVAMLLHGFFLHNHFYEHLLRHVASHGFIIVAPQFSISIIPSGDAEDIAAAAKVADWLPDGLPSVLPKGVEPELSKLALAGHSRGGHTAFSLAMGHAKTQLTFSALIGLDPVAGTGKSSQLQPKILTYEPSSFDMAMPVLVIGTGLGEEKKNIFFPPCAPKDVNHAEFYRECRPPCYYFVTKDYGHLDMLDDDAPKFITCVCKDGNGCKGKMRRCVAGIMVAFLNAALGEKDGDLEAILRDPAVAPTTLDPVEHRLA, from the exons ATGGCAGCAGCAGCACCCGCAGAGACGATGAACAAGCCCGACGCCGAGGTTCTCGAGGCGGTCACCTCGGTGTTCCAGCCGGGGAAGCTTGCGGTCGAGGCGATTCAGGTGGATGAGAATGCGGCGCCGACACCACCGATCCCGGTGCTGATCGTCGCACCAAAGGATGCGGGAACCTACCCCGTCGCCATGCTCTTGCACGGCTTCTTCCTCCATAACCACTTCTACGAACACCTTCTTCGACACGTGGCATCCCACGGCTTCATCATTGTCGCACCCCAG TTCAGCATCAGTATCATACCTTCAGGTGACGCCGAGGACATCGCCGCAGCAGCCAAGGTGGCAGACTGGCTCCCCGACGGTCTCCCGTCCGTGCTGCCCAAAGGCGTCGAGCCGGAGCTCTCGAAGCTCGCCTTGGCCGGCCACAGCCGAGGAGGCCACACGGCTTTCTCATTGGCCATGGGGCATGCCAAGACCCAGCTAACCTTCTCCGCGCTCATCGGTCTCGACCCTGTCGCCGGCACAGGGAAGTCCTCCCAGCTCCAGCCCAAGATCCTCACCTACGAGCCCTCCTCCTTCGACATGGCGATGCCGGTGCTGGTCATCGGCACCGGGCTCGGCGAGGAGAAGAAGAACATATTCTTCCCTCCCTGCGCACCCAAGGACGTGAACCACGCCGAGTTCTACCGCGAGTGCAGGCCGCCCTGCTACTATTTTGTGACCAAGGACTACGGGCATCTGGACATGCTGGACGACGACGCCCCCAAGTTCATCACCTGCGTCTGCAAGGATGGGAACGGGTGCAAGGGCAAGATGCGGAGGTGCGTTGCTGGGATCATGGTGGCATTTCTGAATGCTGCCCTGGGTGAGAAAGATGGAGATCTTGAAGCCATACTGAGAGACCCGGCGGTTGCACCAACCACGCTTGATCCGGTTGAGCACCGCCTGGCGTGA